The following are encoded together in the Holophagales bacterium genome:
- a CDS encoding protein kinase, whose amino-acid sequence MVSIRAPGATERIITAPVRNLEPREKRVVAAAFAAALVFSLAWTVWLGHLGLERGRVTPPRLVLAFLVFGAHYLGAVIVILKRPFDPANRALFPFLTLLGVLNAGRIIGAVTFGTSLEDQVAFAGSATVYFVALGWILVTIGGFFPVTRLASPGRAYLVVTVLSVVPLGLYLRRWWMEGGGAPPGGAWKTGIAVFALAVNLFIFVYFLSLAWVARREDVRRRARVVLVAVIIYIGLYIFLRDIPAVAGAAPLLPVWALSSVSVLFPLALIVAATRFHLFEVDRLIRRSASYAIASVALVVLLLAGVPALTAIVALVSPALQGTLTTALVAVVLFLVFDPLRKRAQVVLDRKFRQGAYDPAQLVTEVVGDLRDAGEDLAADVLHRIAAAHRPDRQAFWVFALETQGVPVRPVTTGALADVPELDRTAVLPMSDPAESRNTFHPLTADGGDPPYAEGELANTLRAAGFAAAMPLFSGDGEPLGLIALGAKRTGEGYVPEERKILGTVAGHVALALERAALTRQVDEDRRVREKVLGHLQDGGGGALYECELCGRVAGEDDVVCPADGHAVRMTQAVPRLLAGRYRLDRRLGEGGMGTVYAARDIRGNRDCAVKVIRAEQLSDRTSLARFRREARLTARLGHPNAVAVYDYGELRPGGAFLVMELLSGGSLRTELTLQKPVPFLETAWVLDRTLDVLAAAHAAGLVHRDLKPDNLFLTRGPGGATRLKLLDFGLARETKADARPESGGAISSVSILMGTPGYIAPEIIAGAEATPGSDQWAIAATGFELLTGVRLKFDRPDLPLRSLVEEVLSIVGTVASGVPATYARSLAKAMAVDPEDRWVSVVALRRALDRSTGGRIPGDGDVRFEVLRDDRR is encoded by the coding sequence ATGGTCTCGATCCGTGCTCCCGGAGCGACCGAGCGGATAATCACGGCGCCCGTGAGGAACCTCGAGCCCCGCGAGAAGCGCGTCGTCGCAGCGGCCTTCGCCGCGGCGCTGGTGTTCTCGCTCGCGTGGACGGTCTGGCTCGGCCACCTCGGACTGGAGCGGGGCCGGGTGACGCCGCCGCGCCTCGTCCTCGCGTTCCTCGTTTTCGGCGCCCACTACCTCGGCGCTGTCATCGTCATCCTCAAGCGCCCGTTCGATCCGGCCAACCGCGCCCTCTTCCCGTTCCTCACGCTGCTGGGCGTCCTGAATGCCGGGCGGATCATCGGCGCGGTCACGTTCGGGACGTCCCTCGAGGATCAGGTCGCCTTTGCCGGGTCGGCCACCGTCTACTTCGTGGCCCTCGGCTGGATCCTCGTGACGATCGGCGGGTTCTTCCCGGTGACGCGGCTCGCGAGCCCGGGACGGGCCTACCTCGTCGTCACCGTCCTGTCCGTCGTGCCGCTCGGGCTCTACCTCCGAAGGTGGTGGATGGAGGGAGGGGGCGCCCCGCCGGGAGGCGCCTGGAAGACGGGGATCGCCGTCTTCGCCCTCGCGGTCAACCTGTTCATCTTCGTTTACTTCCTCTCCCTGGCCTGGGTGGCGCGCCGGGAAGACGTGAGGCGGCGTGCCCGGGTCGTGCTCGTCGCGGTCATCATCTACATCGGCCTCTACATCTTCCTGCGCGACATCCCGGCCGTTGCCGGCGCTGCACCGCTCCTCCCGGTGTGGGCGCTCTCTTCGGTCTCGGTCCTCTTTCCCCTGGCTCTGATCGTCGCCGCGACGCGTTTCCACCTCTTCGAGGTGGACCGCCTCATCAGGAGGAGCGCCTCGTACGCGATCGCCTCCGTCGCGCTCGTCGTCCTCCTCCTCGCGGGCGTGCCGGCTCTGACGGCAATCGTGGCGCTCGTCTCGCCCGCCCTGCAGGGGACGCTCACGACGGCCCTGGTCGCCGTCGTCCTCTTTCTCGTCTTCGATCCGCTGCGCAAGCGGGCGCAGGTCGTACTCGACCGGAAGTTCCGGCAGGGAGCGTACGACCCGGCGCAGCTCGTGACCGAAGTCGTGGGAGACCTGCGAGACGCGGGCGAAGACCTGGCGGCGGACGTCCTCCACCGCATCGCGGCCGCCCACCGGCCGGACCGGCAGGCCTTCTGGGTCTTCGCGCTCGAGACACAGGGTGTGCCGGTTCGCCCGGTGACGACCGGGGCGCTCGCCGACGTCCCCGAGCTGGACCGGACGGCGGTCCTCCCGATGTCTGACCCGGCCGAATCGCGGAACACGTTCCATCCGCTCACGGCCGACGGCGGCGACCCGCCCTACGCCGAAGGAGAGCTCGCGAACACGCTGCGGGCCGCCGGCTTCGCGGCCGCCATGCCCCTCTTCTCGGGCGACGGCGAGCCGCTCGGGCTCATCGCCCTCGGGGCCAAGCGGACCGGCGAGGGGTACGTTCCGGAGGAACGAAAGATCCTCGGCACGGTCGCCGGGCACGTCGCGCTCGCCCTCGAGAGGGCCGCGCTGACGCGGCAGGTGGACGAGGACCGCCGCGTGAGGGAGAAGGTCCTCGGGCACCTGCAGGACGGGGGCGGCGGGGCGCTCTACGAGTGCGAGCTCTGCGGACGGGTTGCGGGGGAGGACGACGTCGTCTGCCCGGCCGACGGGCACGCGGTGAGGATGACGCAGGCCGTCCCGCGGCTCCTCGCGGGGCGCTACCGGCTCGACCGGCGGCTCGGTGAAGGGGGAATGGGGACGGTCTACGCGGCCCGCGACATCCGGGGCAACCGCGATTGTGCCGTGAAGGTGATCCGGGCCGAGCAGCTCTCCGACCGGACCTCGCTCGCTCGCTTTCGTCGCGAGGCCCGACTGACGGCGCGCCTCGGCCACCCGAACGCGGTCGCGGTCTACGACTACGGCGAGCTGCGGCCCGGGGGCGCGTTCCTCGTCATGGAGCTCCTTTCCGGCGGCTCCCTCCGGACCGAGCTGACGCTGCAGAAGCCAGTGCCGTTCCTGGAGACGGCCTGGGTCCTCGACCGCACGCTCGACGTCCTCGCCGCCGCGCACGCGGCCGGCCTCGTCCACCGCGACCTGAAGCCCGACAACCTCTTCCTCACGCGCGGTCCCGGGGGTGCGACCCGCCTGAAGCTCCTCGACTTCGGCCTGGCGCGCGAGACGAAGGCCGACGCCAGGCCCGAGAGCGGCGGGGCGATCTCCTCGGTGAGCATTCTCATGGGGACGCCCGGCTACATCGCGCCCGAGATCATCGCGGGGGCCGAGGCGACTCCCGGCTCCGACCAGTGGGCGATCGCCGCGACGGGCTTCGAGCTCCTGACGGGCGTGAGGCTGAAGTTCGACCGGCCGGACCTGCCGCTGCGGTCGCTCGTCGAGGAGGTCCTCTCGATCGTCGGGACGGTCGCCTCCGGCGTCCCCGCCACCTATGCCCGCTCGCTGGCGAAGGCGATGGCCGTCGACCCGGAAGACCGCTGGGTTTCCGTCGTCGCCCTGCGCCGCGCGCTCGACCGGAGCACGGGCGGGCGGATTCCGGGGGACGGCGA